In the genome of Nycticebus coucang isolate mNycCou1 chromosome 12, mNycCou1.pri, whole genome shotgun sequence, one region contains:
- the LOC128562764 gene encoding phorbol-12-myristate-13-acetate-induced protein 1-like: MAGKKARKNAQPSPAHTELEEECAAQLRRLGDKLNFQQKLLNLITKFFCSGT; the protein is encoded by the coding sequence ATGGCCGGGAAGAAGGCGCGTAAGAACGCGCAACCGAGCCCCGCGCACACTGAGCTGGAAGAGGAGTGTGCTGCTCAGCTCAGGAGACTGGGAGACAAACTGAATTTCCAGCAGAAACTTCTGAATCTGATAACCAAATTCTTCTGCTCAGGAACctga